Part of the Aquimarina sp. TRL1 genome, AGTGGAGAACTTATCAAACCTATTCTGGCCTCTGCCGCTTTTCCGGGGATTTTTTCTCCGATAAAAATAGGCAATGCATTATATGCCGATGGGGGGATCATGGATAACTTTCCGATTACCCCTTTGATAAATCACTGTGATATGATTTTAGGAGTTAATGTAACTCCTGTCAAAAAACCTACCGCTAAAGATTTTAAACATGCATATAATGTAATGCAAAGAGCATATTATTTGATGTCCATAGCTAATGCCCAGAATAATTTCAAGCATTGCAATATTCTGGTAGAACCAGAAGAGTTAGTCAACTACGGAATTTTCAATGCTTACAATCTGGATAAGGTATTCGAGCTAGGATATTCTGAAGCAAAAAAACAACTGATTACATATAGAGCAAATCAAGAAAATTAATCCGCATATCAAAGAAGATGTCCTGAGAGTCAAAAAGCACTTCTTTTATTGATATGTTTGCAAAACATAAAACAAACACTCATTTCTATTTTTGAATAGAAATATAAAATAAATTAAAACAGCACATATGAAGATAGAACAACTATATACAGGATGTCTGGCTCAAGGCGCATATTATATCGAGAGCAAAGGAGAAGTGGCGATCATCGACCCTCTACGCGAGGTAAAACCTTATATCGATAAAGCAACAGAAAATGATGCCGTGATTAAATATATTTTTGAAACTCATTTTCATGCAGACTTCGTAAGTGGTCACCTCACTCTTGCCAAAGAAACTGATGCTGAAATTATTTATGGTCCCCTTGCCGCTCCTTCTTTTAAAGCAACTATTGCAAAAGATCTGCAAGAATTCTCATTAGGAGAAATAACTATTGTAGCATTACATACCCCTGGACATACAATGGAGAGCACGACCTATCTACTAAGAGACAAAACGGGAAAAGATCATGCTATCTTTAGTGGAGACACCTTATTTCTTGGAGATGTGGGGCGCCCTGACCTAGCCCAAAAAGCAGCAAACCTCACAAAAGAACAATTAGCAGAAAAGTTATTCGATAGCCTTCGTAATAAAATCATGCCGCTAGCAGATGATGTAATTGTATATCCTGCTCATGGAGCGGGTTCTGCTTGCGGGAAAAATATGATGAAAGAAACCGTAGACACTTTAGGTAATCAAAAAAAGATCAATTATGCGTTGCGCGCTGATATGACTAAAGAAGAATTTGTCAAAGAAGTCACCGATGGCTTGTTACCTCCACCTGGGTATTTTCCTGCAAACGTAAAATTAAATAAAGAAGGGTATACTGACATTGATACAATTATAAAACAAGGAACAACCCCTTTATCCCCTGATGCTTTTGAATCTATAGCGAAAGAAACCAACGCATTGATTCTGGATGTGAGACATCAAAGCGCCTTTATCAAAGGACATGTCCCCTCCTCTATTTTTATCGGTATCGATGGAGGATTTGCTCCGTGGGTAGGTGCATTAATCATTGATGTGCAACAACCCATTCTTCTCATAGCCCCAGAAGGAAGAGAAGAAGAAACAATTACGCGCCTATCAAGAGTAGGATTTGACAACACCCTTGGATATCTAAAGGGAGGAATAGAATGTTGGAAAAAAGAAGGAAAACAAGTTGATACGATTCATTCGATTTCTGCAGAAGAGTTAAAGGACCAACTGAAAAAAAATAACGCTTCTGTATTTGATGTAAGAAAAGAAGGAGAATTCACCGCTGAACACCTGGAAGACGGAATACATACACCTCTGGATGCTATTAACAATTATCTGGATGCTTTCCCCGATGAAGCTCCTTTCTACCTGCATTGTGCTGGAGGATACCGATCCATCATTGCATTATCTATATTAAAAAGCAGAGGAATTCATAATGGAATAGATATCGCTGGAGGGTATAAAGCTATTAAAGAAGCTGGTTTAGCCACTACGGCTTTTAGCTGCCCTAACAGTTTAAAAAAATAAAAAAAATCTGTCCTTTGATTTATACTAAAATCAAAGGACAGGTAAAAAAAGGAGGTTATTCAGTTTCTATTAATACTACGCCAATTTTGGCGTTTCTTTTTTCTTTTCTTTAGTAAATGCATCACTCATTCCTATTTCAGGAATAACTAAAAAAGGAATTTGCGTATGAAACCCTATTCTCTTTACAATCGGCTCTCTTGTCAATCGCTCTATAAAACTATGCTTATAATATAACATGGCTAAAAGATAAATATCTAATTCTTTTGTAAAGTTTTTCAATGTTTCGGACACAGAATCTTTTTCAGGAATCTGATATACAGTACTCGGAATCTCTCCCAGGTATTTCTGTAGCATGTTTAGATTAAACTGTTGTTGCTCTGACAATTCTTTTTGTGTTTTTTCGATATAAACAATTCGGATGGTAGCCTTGAAGAGTTTTGCCATCTCTATTAACGGTTCCAACTCATTCTTACTATAGAAATGATTAAAATCTGTTGCAAACGCAATTTCCGATGGAGTAATAAATCCGAAATCTTCTGGAATAGCCAGCACAGGGCAACTCGTAACGGACTTTATCATATTTACCGTATTGCTTCCCATAAAAATTTCAATTGCATTGGTAGCGCCTTTGGTTCCTGTAACAATCAGATCTATCTTTTTTTCTACAACAATTGACTTAATTTTATCGATCAAAATATCACAAGAAGTAATACTCTCTAAACGATGGTTTTTGTTAGGTAGCTCTTTTTTTATTTTATTCTTGATACGTTCTAATTCACTTAGTGCATTTTTTGCTGCCAAATCATTCAATCCTCTTTCCATAGGTGCCCCATCCAAATAAGTAGCTCTATACATCTGGGGGGTATATGTATTTAATAAATAAAAGGTGCATTCCTCCTCTCTAAAGATTTCTATAGCGTATTTAGCCGCATTCCATGCATTATCAGAAAAATCAGTTGGCAATAATATATTCTTCATCTGTATTATTTTGTTTATTCGGTTTGCGATAATAACAATAACCGATTTGTTAATTTTGGATATTACTCTGTCCCCTTCAACATCCCTGTAATTCATAATTACCCCCCAAAACTAGTTCTTGATCAGATATCAAACTATGATATTTATCATTGCCCACCCTTTACTTCTTTTAGAATTTTGTAAAAAATTAAGGGGACCTATATGATGACTGATACTTGTTTCCATTGCGGTAATGACTGTGATACTACCATTATAGAGTTTGATCAAAAGAAGTTCTGCTGTAATGGATGCAAAACTGTTTACGATATTCTCTCTAGTAATGAACTGAATTCATATTACGAATTACAGAAAGCTCCCGGAGCTAAGCCAGAAGAAGCCGCCGGTAAATATGACTATCTGGACACCCCTGAAATCCAAGAAGAATTGTTAGAGTTTCACGATGACTCTATTGAAATTGTACGACTCTATATTCCACATATCCATTGTAGTTCCTGTATCTGGATACTGGAAAACCTTCACAAACTACAACCTGAGATTTCTGCTTCTCAGGTGGATTTTCCAAAAAAAACCGTACGGATTACGTATAATAACACAAACTTTTCCCTAAAAGAAGTCGTATTATTATTAAATGCCATCGGATACGATCCTTACATCAGCCTTAATGATTATAAGAAAGACAAAAAGAGCATCAATAGAAGCATCATTTATAAATTAGGAATCGCAGGTTTCGCTTTTGGGAATGTTATGTTTTTATCATTTCCAGAATATTTTGAAGTCTCTGAATATTGGCTGGAAAAATACAAACATATGTTCAGATGGTTAATGTTTACCTTTTCACTTCCTGTTGTTTTCTATTGTTCTCAGGAATATTTTATTTCTGCTTATAAGGGGTTACGCTCCAAAGTATTAAATATCGACGTTCCGATAGCACTGGGGATTTTAGTTTTATTTCTCAGAAGTACTGCGGAAATCATTTTTGATCTGGGAACCGGTTTCTTTGATAGTCTTACCGGTCTTGTTTTTTTTCTGTTGCTCGGTAAATTTTTTCAACAAAAATCATACGCATTTCTTTCTTTCGAAAGAGACTACAAATCCTATTTTCCCATAGCAGTAACCAGAATAAAAACAGACGAAACAACAAACGCCAAAACAGAAGAAAACATACAGGTTTACGATATAAAAAAAGGAGATCGTATACTGATTCGCAATGGAGAATTAATCACAGTAGACAGTGTCTTAATAGAAGGAAATGCTCAGATCGATTATAGTTTTGTCACTGGAGAAAGCGAAACTGTTACTAAAAAAACAGGAGACAAACTATTTGCCGGAGGAAGGCAACTTTTTGGAGCTATCGAAATAGAAGCTACAAAATCTGTTAAGCAAAGCTACCTAACACAATTGTGGAGCAACGATGTTTTCAAAACAAACAAAGAAGAAGCATTTACAAATCTTACCAACACCATCAGTAAGTATTTCACAATAACTATTTTATGTATCGCAGCATTGGCTACTATTTTTTGGACCTTTTACGACGCATCCAAAGCAATTCAGGTATTCACTGCTGTACTTATTATAGCCTGCCCATGTGCATTAGCACTCTCTTCTCCTTTTGCTTTAGGAAATATGCTTCGATTATTCGGACAGCATAAATTTTATCTAAAAAACGCCAGTGTTATTGAGCAATTAGCCAATGCAGACACACTTATTTTTGATAAAACCGGTACAATAACCTCTAATCAGAAAAGTGCTATCACTTATGAAGGGGTTAGCTTAGATGAAGAAGAAGAGATGTTATTAAAGAACACATTACGAGCATCTAATCATCCGCTGAGCAGAGCCCTTTATGAATTGCTCAATGATCAACATATTAAGACGCTGGACGACTTTCAGGAACATACAGGAATGGGAATGGAGGCCCGCTACAATAAAAAATCTATAAAGGTAGGTGCCGCTCACTTTGTAGACAATGCAATCCCATCAAACTCACTTTCTACCACCGTACATATCAGTACTGATAATGAATACAAAGGGCGGTATGTTTTTCAAAATCGATATAGAAAAGGAGTTAAAAAACTCTTTCAAAAATTATCCGGGAGATATGCACTGGGAATCCTTTCCGGGGATAATGAAGGAGAAAAAACACGATTAGAAAGCTGGTTACCCAAAGGTACTACTCTATTATTTAATCAAAAACCAGAGCAAAAACTAGCACATATCAAATCCTTGCAGGAAAACGATCAAAAAGTAATCATGATTGG contains:
- a CDS encoding patatin-like phospholipase family protein: MNHQKKIGLVLSGGGYKGIAHLGALLAFEEAGITPQYISGSSAGAIVGALYAGGYSITAIKSFFKKTPLFRFNKFTRKKPGFLDSEKFYDDFSSFFPENTFESLQRTLFITTTNLIEGTSKVFSSGELIKPILASAAFPGIFSPIKIGNALYADGGIMDNFPITPLINHCDMILGVNVTPVKKPTAKDFKHAYNVMQRAYYLMSIANAQNNFKHCNILVEPEELVNYGIFNAYNLDKVFELGYSEAKKQLITYRANQEN
- a CDS encoding rhodanese-like domain-containing protein; protein product: MKIEQLYTGCLAQGAYYIESKGEVAIIDPLREVKPYIDKATENDAVIKYIFETHFHADFVSGHLTLAKETDAEIIYGPLAAPSFKATIAKDLQEFSLGEITIVALHTPGHTMESTTYLLRDKTGKDHAIFSGDTLFLGDVGRPDLAQKAANLTKEQLAEKLFDSLRNKIMPLADDVIVYPAHGAGSACGKNMMKETVDTLGNQKKINYALRADMTKEEFVKEVTDGLLPPPGYFPANVKLNKEGYTDIDTIIKQGTTPLSPDAFESIAKETNALILDVRHQSAFIKGHVPSSIFIGIDGGFAPWVGALIIDVQQPILLIAPEGREEETITRLSRVGFDNTLGYLKGGIECWKKEGKQVDTIHSISAEELKDQLKKNNASVFDVRKEGEFTAEHLEDGIHTPLDAINNYLDAFPDEAPFYLHCAGGYRSIIALSILKSRGIHNGIDIAGGYKAIKEAGLATTAFSCPNSLKK
- a CDS encoding universal stress protein gives rise to the protein MKNILLPTDFSDNAWNAAKYAIEIFREEECTFYLLNTYTPQMYRATYLDGAPMERGLNDLAAKNALSELERIKNKIKKELPNKNHRLESITSCDILIDKIKSIVVEKKIDLIVTGTKGATNAIEIFMGSNTVNMIKSVTSCPVLAIPEDFGFITPSEIAFATDFNHFYSKNELEPLIEMAKLFKATIRIVYIEKTQKELSEQQQFNLNMLQKYLGEIPSTVYQIPEKDSVSETLKNFTKELDIYLLAMLYYKHSFIERLTREPIVKRIGFHTQIPFLVIPEIGMSDAFTKEKKKETPKLA
- a CDS encoding heavy metal translocating P-type ATPase metal-binding domain-containing protein, yielding MMTDTCFHCGNDCDTTIIEFDQKKFCCNGCKTVYDILSSNELNSYYELQKAPGAKPEEAAGKYDYLDTPEIQEELLEFHDDSIEIVRLYIPHIHCSSCIWILENLHKLQPEISASQVDFPKKTVRITYNNTNFSLKEVVLLLNAIGYDPYISLNDYKKDKKSINRSIIYKLGIAGFAFGNVMFLSFPEYFEVSEYWLEKYKHMFRWLMFTFSLPVVFYCSQEYFISAYKGLRSKVLNIDVPIALGILVLFLRSTAEIIFDLGTGFFDSLTGLVFFLLLGKFFQQKSYAFLSFERDYKSYFPIAVTRIKTDETTNAKTEENIQVYDIKKGDRILIRNGELITVDSVLIEGNAQIDYSFVTGESETVTKKTGDKLFAGGRQLFGAIEIEATKSVKQSYLTQLWSNDVFKTNKEEAFTNLTNTISKYFTITILCIAALATIFWTFYDASKAIQVFTAVLIIACPCALALSSPFALGNMLRLFGQHKFYLKNASVIEQLANADTLIFDKTGTITSNQKSAITYEGVSLDEEEEMLLKNTLRASNHPLSRALYELLNDQHIKTLDDFQEHTGMGMEARYNKKSIKVGAAHFVDNAIPSNSLSTTVHISTDNEYKGRYVFQNRYRKGVKKLFQKLSGRYALGILSGDNEGEKTRLESWLPKGTTLLFNQKPEQKLAHIKSLQENDQKVIMIGDGLNDAGALAQSDIGIVVSENVNVFSPACDAILDASQFTKIHNFILASKQTLKIIKSSFILSFFYNIIGLYFAVSGQLSPVIAAILMPLSSISVLVYVTILTNWSGRKLMKSHERRKS